A genomic stretch from Haloferax sp. Atlit-12N includes:
- a CDS encoding NUDIX hydrolase produces MSQPPTLTFAAGGLLRRDDGRLCLVHRPHYDDWSLPKGKLEPGETLVETAVREVREETRCAVDCGRFAGRYEYRVPDDAGTSSGPKGVFVWHMHVTDERPFEPDGEVDAHQWVTPVEALERLTYETERALVRRAFELNE; encoded by the coding sequence GTGTCTCAACCGCCAACCCTGACGTTCGCGGCCGGCGGCCTCCTCCGCCGCGACGACGGCCGACTCTGTCTCGTCCACCGGCCGCACTACGACGACTGGTCGCTCCCGAAGGGGAAACTCGAACCCGGCGAGACGCTGGTCGAGACCGCCGTCAGAGAGGTCCGCGAGGAGACGCGCTGTGCGGTCGATTGCGGCCGGTTCGCCGGGCGCTACGAGTACCGCGTCCCGGACGACGCAGGCACGTCGAGCGGGCCGAAGGGCGTGTTCGTCTGGCACATGCACGTCACCGACGAGCGCCCGTTCGAACCCGACGGCGAAGTCGACGCGCACCAGTGGGTCACCCCGGTTGAGGCCCTCGAACGGCTCACTTACGAGACCGAACGGGCGCTTGTCAGACGGGCGTTCGAACTCAACGAGTGA
- a CDS encoding universal stress protein has translation MYDHILLPTDGSDATDATIEHAATLAETYGATVHVLSVADSRNRFESPSAGIAPDVWEKSELDRAESAADAAVEALPDSVETERIVEEGVPHSTIVDYAADAEVDLVVMATHGRTGLDHYLVGSVTERVVRQSDAPVLTVRAADEE, from the coding sequence ATGTACGACCACATCCTGCTTCCGACCGATGGTAGCGACGCGACCGACGCGACAATCGAACACGCGGCGACCCTCGCCGAAACGTACGGCGCGACGGTCCACGTGCTGTCCGTGGCCGACTCGCGCAACCGCTTCGAGTCGCCCTCGGCCGGCATCGCGCCGGACGTGTGGGAGAAGTCCGAACTCGACCGCGCGGAGTCGGCCGCCGACGCCGCGGTCGAGGCGCTCCCAGACAGCGTCGAGACCGAACGCATCGTCGAGGAGGGCGTGCCTCACTCGACTATCGTCGACTACGCCGCCGACGCCGAGGTCGACCTCGTCGTGATGGCGACCCACGGCCGAACCGGCCTCGACCACTACCTCGTCGGCTCCGTCACGGAGCGCGTCGTCCGGCAGTCGGACGCGCCGGTGTTGACCGTCCGCGCGGCGGACGAAGAATAA
- a CDS encoding transcription antitermination protein: MTELLDTLRDDHETPLSRLGSSKALYAVTDGEMDGDAVRTAAASEAAAAADLFDWWADDEPNDEAAVLFSDLADTAREHADAVDAESDGSKPNVYDVLAEFETTDGRLGGALARALVSLKTVEQMVGFFVGDADPMAANDFRTLKSDLNDQLDTLEAAIDDLVEDDAVAREAADAVVEAAYDEYVETLEGMGVKPKNVC; this comes from the coding sequence ATGACCGAACTCCTCGACACCCTCCGCGACGACCACGAGACGCCGCTTTCCCGACTCGGTTCCTCGAAGGCGCTGTACGCCGTCACCGACGGCGAGATGGACGGCGACGCGGTTCGCACGGCCGCCGCGTCCGAGGCCGCCGCCGCCGCCGACCTGTTCGACTGGTGGGCAGACGACGAACCGAACGACGAGGCGGCCGTGCTCTTCTCCGACCTCGCCGACACCGCCCGCGAGCACGCCGACGCCGTCGATGCGGAGTCCGACGGCTCGAAGCCGAACGTCTACGACGTGCTCGCCGAGTTCGAGACGACCGACGGCCGCCTCGGTGGCGCGCTCGCCCGCGCGCTCGTGTCGCTGAAGACCGTCGAGCAGATGGTCGGCTTCTTCGTCGGCGACGCGGACCCGATGGCCGCCAACGACTTCCGCACGCTCAAGTCCGACCTTAACGACCAACTCGACACGCTCGAAGCCGCCATCGACGACCTCGTCGAAGACGACGCCGTCGCCCGTGAGGCCGCCGACGCGGTGGTCGAAGCCGCCTACGACGAGTACGTCGAGACGCTCGAAGGCATGGGCGTCAAGCCGAAGAACGTCTGCTAA
- a CDS encoding cytochrome P450, which translates to MSATPPGPKGLPLFGASRQYARDPFTFLTAVADAYGDVVHFDLGPLDTYMLTNPADIETVLVSEASKFRKPQFQDRAIGDLLGDGLLMSEGATWKKQRQLAQPAFDVRRISTMAGMMTDRTESMLSSWGDGDVVDVQLEMARLTVEIIVDAMFGTDLDDERIRRVQENLEPLGARFEPDPFRFLTPDWAPTRENRQYKEALSELESLVWDIVEERRRTEYGETPASSVPAEATGDDRPMDLLSILLRAYDEGEQTEKNLRDELMTMLLAGHDTTALTLTYAWYLLSQHPEAEAKLHRELDEVLGGRTPTFEDVRELEYTERVLNEAMRLYPPVYVMFREPKVDVRLGGYRVPEGSAIMLPQWVVHRSERWWDDPLSFDPDRWAPERAGDRPRFAYFPFGGGPRHCIGKHLSLLEGRLILGTVAQQYELDYVRDEPFSLRGSLTMHPEEPMGMRLRARD; encoded by the coding sequence ATGAGTGCGACCCCTCCCGGACCGAAGGGCCTCCCGTTGTTCGGCGCGAGCAGACAGTACGCCCGCGACCCGTTTACGTTCCTGACGGCCGTCGCGGACGCCTACGGCGACGTGGTCCACTTCGACCTCGGCCCGCTCGACACCTACATGCTCACGAATCCGGCGGATATCGAGACGGTGCTCGTGAGCGAGGCGTCGAAGTTCAGAAAGCCGCAGTTCCAAGACCGCGCCATCGGCGACCTGCTGGGCGACGGCCTGCTGATGAGCGAGGGCGCGACGTGGAAGAAACAGCGCCAACTCGCCCAGCCGGCGTTCGACGTGCGGCGCATCTCGACGATGGCCGGCATGATGACCGACCGGACGGAGTCGATGCTGTCGTCGTGGGGCGACGGCGACGTGGTCGACGTGCAACTGGAGATGGCGCGGCTGACCGTCGAGATAATCGTCGACGCCATGTTCGGCACCGACCTCGACGACGAGCGTATCCGGCGGGTACAGGAGAACCTCGAACCGCTCGGGGCACGGTTCGAACCCGACCCGTTTCGGTTCCTGACGCCCGACTGGGCCCCGACGCGGGAGAACCGCCAGTACAAGGAGGCGCTGTCCGAACTCGAATCGCTCGTCTGGGACATCGTCGAGGAGCGCCGCAGGACCGAGTACGGCGAGACGCCGGCGTCGTCGGTGCCGGCCGAGGCGACGGGTGACGACCGACCGATGGACCTGCTTTCGATTCTGCTCCGCGCCTACGACGAGGGCGAGCAGACGGAGAAGAACCTCCGCGACGAGCTGATGACGATGCTCCTCGCGGGCCACGACACGACGGCGCTGACGCTGACGTACGCGTGGTATCTGCTCTCGCAACACCCCGAGGCGGAGGCGAAGCTCCACCGCGAACTGGACGAGGTGCTCGGCGGGCGGACGCCGACGTTCGAAGACGTGCGAGAACTGGAGTACACCGAGCGCGTGCTGAACGAGGCGATGCGGCTGTACCCGCCGGTGTACGTCATGTTCCGCGAGCCGAAGGTGGACGTTCGTCTCGGCGGCTACCGCGTCCCGGAGGGGTCAGCCATCATGCTCCCGCAGTGGGTCGTCCACCGGTCGGAGCGCTGGTGGGACGACCCGCTTTCGTTCGACCCGGACCGCTGGGCACCCGAACGGGCCGGCGACCGCCCGCGCTTCGCGTACTTCCCGTTCGGCGGGGGGCCGCGCCACTGTATCGGCAAGCACCTCTCGCTCCTCGAAGGCCGACTCATCCTCGGCACCGTCGCCCAGCAGTACGAACTCGACTACGTCCGCGACGAGCCGTTCTCGCTTCGCGGGTCGCTGACGATGCACCCCGAAGAGCCGATGGGGATGCGGCTCCGGGCGCGCGACTGA
- a CDS encoding sulfite exporter TauE/SafE family protein has translation MSSQSLSHVQKSFLKYQHILVFIAPLLFLVSVFTMAPTPSGAGMEYWLQYWWLFPVFLTGATIVNTVGISGSALFVPFLIFIFPIFAHPLDSSTLVKVGLISEAFGLSSSAVAFIQYGLVDRRLALTLVGGSIPFVVGGALLSFVIPDVVFHALLGIALLAASYLLFNADLGHDEPGSSDSDHTAATDGGTVSTDLPNDPGKLGPAGVHTADDGTVTRVDREGDDYTYTRGGYLRRFANYSVGGMFQGLAGFGVGELGIISMLGTKVPVRVAIGTNHIVVALTAILASLVHVFGGGIVGGHSLSLATTPWNMVVFTVPATVLGGQIAPYVSNALETDVIKNFVGVLFAVISLALFLMALGI, from the coding sequence ATGAGCTCTCAGTCTCTCAGTCACGTTCAGAAGTCGTTCCTGAAGTACCAACACATCCTCGTGTTCATCGCTCCCCTGCTGTTCCTCGTCTCGGTGTTCACCATGGCACCGACGCCGTCGGGTGCAGGCATGGAGTACTGGCTCCAGTACTGGTGGCTGTTCCCGGTGTTCCTCACCGGCGCGACCATCGTGAACACGGTCGGCATCAGCGGGTCGGCGCTCTTCGTCCCGTTCCTCATCTTCATCTTCCCCATCTTCGCGCACCCGCTCGACTCGTCGACGCTGGTCAAGGTGGGCCTCATCAGCGAGGCGTTCGGTCTCTCCAGTTCGGCCGTCGCCTTCATCCAGTACGGTCTCGTCGACCGGCGACTGGCGTTGACGCTCGTCGGCGGGTCGATTCCGTTCGTCGTCGGCGGCGCGCTCCTGTCGTTCGTCATCCCCGACGTGGTGTTCCACGCGCTGCTCGGCATCGCGCTGCTCGCCGCGTCGTACCTGCTGTTCAACGCCGACCTCGGCCACGACGAACCCGGCTCGTCGGACTCCGACCACACCGCGGCCACCGACGGCGGCACCGTCTCCACGGACCTCCCCAACGACCCCGGTAAGCTCGGTCCCGCGGGCGTCCACACGGCCGACGACGGGACCGTCACCCGCGTCGACCGCGAGGGCGACGACTACACGTACACCCGCGGCGGCTACCTGCGCCGCTTCGCCAACTACAGCGTCGGCGGGATGTTCCAGGGACTCGCCGGCTTCGGCGTCGGCGAACTCGGTATCATCTCGATGCTCGGCACGAAAGTCCCCGTCCGCGTCGCCATCGGTACGAACCACATCGTGGTCGCGCTGACCGCCATCCTGGCGTCGCTCGTCCACGTCTTCGGCGGCGGCATCGTCGGCGGTCACTCGCTGAGTCTCGCCACGACGCCGTGGAACATGGTCGTGTTCACCGTCCCCGCGACGGTTCTCGGCGGCCAAATCGCGCCCTACGTGTCGAACGCGCTGGAGACTGACGTCATCAAGAACTTCGTCGGCGTCCTCTTCGCGGTCATCTCGCTCGCGCTGTTCCTGATGGCGCTGGGCATCTAA
- a CDS encoding SPFH domain-containing protein: MDSLFYQLGKLSASSSDSSSSAGRVDSEPGRIPRWLGPLAVAVVVFGIAVVVFPVTPLTLAGYVVLALAVAAVYDAVEIVQAYEKRTLTVFGDYKGILEPGLNVVPPFVSKTYRFDMRTQTLDVPSQEAITEDNSPVTADAVVYIRVMDPERAFLQVDNYRRAVSLLAQTTLRAALGDMELDDTLARRDHINARIRRELDEPTDEWGVRVESVEVREVKPSKDVENAMEQQTSAERRRRAMILEAQGERRSAVEKAQGDKQSNIIRAQGEKQSQILEAQGDAISTVLRARAAESMGERAIIDKGMETLGNIGTSPSTTYVLPQELTSLLGRYGKGLSGSDIQQAAGLESKAFDEETRELLGLDDIGEILGELDGVETADISADAVDIEIEDGGVEAERVE, from the coding sequence ATGGACAGCCTGTTCTACCAACTCGGGAAGCTCTCGGCGTCCTCGTCGGATTCGTCGTCGAGCGCGGGGCGGGTCGACAGCGAGCCCGGCCGAATCCCGCGTTGGCTCGGTCCCCTCGCGGTCGCGGTGGTCGTCTTCGGCATCGCCGTCGTCGTCTTCCCCGTCACGCCGCTGACGCTCGCGGGCTACGTCGTCCTCGCGCTCGCCGTCGCCGCGGTGTACGACGCGGTCGAAATCGTGCAGGCGTACGAAAAGCGGACGCTGACGGTGTTCGGCGACTACAAGGGTATCCTCGAACCGGGGCTGAACGTCGTCCCGCCGTTCGTCTCGAAGACCTACCGCTTCGACATGCGAACCCAGACGCTCGACGTGCCCTCCCAAGAGGCCATCACGGAGGACAACTCACCCGTCACGGCCGACGCCGTCGTCTACATCCGCGTGATGGACCCCGAACGCGCCTTCCTGCAGGTCGACAACTACCGCCGGGCCGTCTCGCTGCTCGCACAGACGACGCTGCGGGCCGCGCTCGGCGACATGGAACTCGACGACACGCTGGCCCGCCGGGACCACATCAACGCGCGCATCCGCCGGGAACTCGACGAACCGACAGACGAGTGGGGCGTCCGCGTCGAGTCCGTCGAGGTCCGCGAGGTCAAGCCCTCGAAGGACGTCGAGAACGCGATGGAACAGCAGACCTCCGCCGAGCGCCGCCGCCGCGCCATGATTCTCGAAGCGCAGGGTGAGCGCCGCTCCGCCGTCGAGAAGGCGCAGGGTGACAAGCAGTCGAACATCATCCGCGCGCAGGGCGAAAAGCAGTCGCAGATTCTCGAAGCGCAGGGTGACGCCATCTCGACGGTTCTGCGGGCCCGCGCGGCGGAGTCGATGGGCGAGCGCGCCATCATCGACAAGGGCATGGAGACGCTGGGGAACATCGGTACCTCGCCGTCGACGACGTACGTCCTGCCGCAGGAACTCACGTCGCTTCTCGGTCGCTACGGGAAGGGGCTGTCCGGGTCCGATATACAGCAGGCCGCGGGCCTCGAAAGCAAGGCGTTCGACGAGGAGACCCGCGAACTCCTCGGCCTCGACGACATCGGCGAGATACTCGGCGAGTTGGACGGCGTCGAGACGGCCGACATCTCCGCGGACGCGGTCGACATCGAAATCGAAGACGGCGGCGTCGAGGCTGAGCGGGTCGAGTGA
- a CDS encoding acyl-CoA thioesterase: MQQQSSVGTRSLSASRAEMSEILMPNDTNNLGRALGGRILEWMDVCGAIAGRRFAERQVVTASMDHVDFLAPIDVGDVVTVEAYVFDTGRTSMDIKVDVTAERPSEGDRRETITSFFTFVALDDDEKPSPVPDLVCDSQEERELRDAALQKRREHRAALAEEFE, encoded by the coding sequence ATGCAACAGCAGTCGTCGGTCGGCACGCGGTCGCTGTCGGCGTCCCGCGCCGAGATGAGCGAGATTTTGATGCCCAACGACACGAACAACCTCGGACGCGCTCTCGGGGGGCGGATTTTAGAGTGGATGGACGTCTGCGGGGCCATCGCCGGGCGGCGCTTCGCCGAGCGGCAGGTGGTCACGGCGTCGATGGACCACGTGGACTTTCTCGCGCCCATCGACGTGGGCGACGTGGTGACCGTCGAGGCGTACGTCTTCGACACCGGTCGCACCAGTATGGACATCAAGGTCGACGTGACCGCCGAGCGACCGAGCGAGGGCGACCGCCGCGAGACCATCACCTCCTTTTTCACCTTCGTCGCGCTCGACGACGACGAGAAGCCGAGTCCGGTCCCCGACCTCGTCTGCGACTCCCAAGAAGAGCGCGAACTGCGCGACGCGGCGCTCCAGAAGCGCCGCGAGCACCGCGCCGCGCTGGCAGAAGAGTTCGAGTAA
- a CDS encoding 2'-5' RNA ligase family protein, which yields MYSLNVPVPGRVARLASDLFPYLAPFDRVRDRHTLVCKRFEETEFDRLHEQLRRALAGQPAFEARVTDIRFFESPPRGAAPVVYLAVESPGLADLHRALTDEFGAVDGLEGDEYVPHVTLARGGSLADARAVASQSIEPVEWTVSQLDIYDSSFRETAASISLPA from the coding sequence GTGTACAGTCTGAACGTCCCGGTTCCGGGGCGGGTCGCCCGCCTCGCGTCCGACCTGTTTCCGTACCTCGCCCCGTTCGACCGGGTTCGCGACCGACACACGCTCGTCTGCAAGCGGTTCGAAGAAACCGAGTTCGACCGCTTGCACGAACAGTTGCGGCGCGCGCTCGCCGGTCAGCCGGCGTTCGAAGCCCGCGTGACCGACATCCGGTTCTTCGAGTCGCCGCCGCGCGGAGCCGCCCCGGTCGTCTATCTCGCTGTCGAGAGCCCCGGCCTCGCCGACCTGCACCGCGCGCTCACCGACGAGTTCGGCGCTGTCGACGGACTGGAGGGCGACGAGTACGTCCCGCACGTCACGCTCGCCCGCGGCGGCAGTCTCGCCGACGCCCGCGCGGTCGCGAGCCAGTCCATCGAGCCCGTCGAGTGGACCGTCTCGCAGCTCGACATCTACGACTCGTCGTTCCGCGAGACCGCGGCCTCGATTTCGCTTCCGGCTTGA
- the uvrB gene encoding excinuclease ABC subunit UvrB, with the protein MSESGPLSADRPDADREFRVDAPFDPAGDQPEAIEALARGFREGADVQTLLGVTGSGKTNTVSWVVEEIQKPTLVLAHNKTLAAQLYEEFKGLFPDNAVEYFVSYYDYYQPEAYIEQTDTYIDKDMSINEEIDRLRHSATRSLLTRDDVIVVASVSAIYGLGDPKNYTDMSLRLEVGQQIDRDELLGALVDLNYERNDVDFRQGTFRVRGDTVEVFPMYGRYAVRIEFWGDEIDRMLKLDPLEGEVKSSEPAVLVHPAEHYSIPEEQLEGAISEIEELMEQRVKHFQRQGDLVAAQRIEERTTFDIEMLRETGHCSGIENYSVHLSDREPGDAPYTLLDYFPDDFLTVIDESHVTLPQIKGQYAGDKSRKDSLVENGFRLPTAYDNRPLTFEEFEETVGQALFVSATPGDYEREHSDQIVEQIVRPTHLVDPKVEVTEATGQVDDLMARIDERIDRDERVLVTTLTKRMAEDLTEYLEEAGVDVAYMHDETDTLERHELIRSLRLGDIDVLVGINLLREGLDIPEVSLVAILDADQQGFLRSETTLVQTMGRAARNVNGEVVLYADEMTDAMEAAISETQRRRRIQQEFNEEHGYTPTTIEKEVGETNLPGSKTDTRGVSGDAPADADEAVEQIAFLEDRMQEAADNLEFELAADIRDRIQNLRREFDVDALEDGVAPEYPDEHDGDGEGDDGLTPPDEF; encoded by the coding sequence ATGAGCGAGTCCGGTCCCCTGTCCGCCGACAGACCCGACGCAGACCGCGAATTCCGCGTCGACGCCCCCTTCGACCCCGCGGGCGACCAACCCGAGGCAATCGAGGCGCTGGCCCGCGGCTTCCGCGAGGGGGCCGACGTGCAGACCCTGCTCGGTGTCACCGGTTCCGGCAAGACCAACACCGTCTCGTGGGTGGTCGAAGAGATTCAGAAGCCGACGCTCGTCCTCGCGCACAACAAGACGCTCGCCGCCCAGTTGTACGAGGAGTTCAAGGGACTGTTCCCCGACAACGCGGTCGAGTACTTCGTCTCCTACTACGACTACTACCAGCCCGAGGCGTACATCGAACAGACCGACACCTACATCGACAAGGACATGTCGATAAACGAGGAAATCGACCGGCTCCGCCACTCCGCGACCCGGTCACTTCTCACCCGTGACGACGTCATCGTCGTCGCCTCCGTGTCGGCTATCTACGGCCTCGGCGACCCGAAGAACTACACCGACATGTCCCTCCGACTGGAGGTCGGCCAGCAGATAGACCGCGACGAACTGCTCGGCGCGCTCGTCGACCTCAACTACGAGCGCAACGACGTGGACTTCCGGCAGGGCACGTTCCGCGTCCGCGGCGACACTGTCGAGGTGTTCCCGATGTACGGCCGCTACGCCGTCCGCATCGAGTTCTGGGGCGACGAAATCGACCGGATGCTGAAGCTCGACCCGCTGGAGGGCGAGGTCAAGTCGTCGGAACCGGCCGTGCTCGTCCACCCGGCGGAACACTACTCCATCCCGGAAGAACAGCTCGAAGGCGCAATCTCGGAAATCGAGGAGCTGATGGAACAGCGGGTGAAGCACTTCCAGCGACAGGGTGACCTCGTGGCCGCCCAGCGCATCGAAGAGCGCACCACCTTCGACATCGAGATGCTCCGCGAGACGGGCCATTGCTCCGGCATCGAGAACTACTCGGTCCACCTCTCGGACCGCGAACCCGGCGACGCACCCTACACGCTCCTCGACTACTTCCCCGACGACTTCCTCACGGTCATCGACGAGTCACACGTCACGCTCCCGCAGATTAAGGGCCAGTACGCCGGCGACAAGTCCCGAAAGGACTCGCTCGTCGAGAACGGCTTCCGCCTGCCGACGGCCTACGACAACCGCCCGCTCACTTTCGAGGAGTTCGAAGAGACCGTCGGACAGGCGCTTTTCGTCTCCGCGACGCCCGGCGATTACGAGCGCGAACACTCCGACCAAATCGTCGAACAAATCGTCCGGCCGACCCACCTCGTGGACCCGAAAGTCGAGGTGACGGAGGCGACCGGGCAGGTCGACGACCTGATGGCCCGCATCGACGAGCGCATCGACCGCGACGAGCGCGTGCTCGTCACGACGCTCACGAAGCGGATGGCCGAGGACCTCACCGAGTACCTCGAAGAGGCCGGCGTCGACGTGGCCTACATGCACGACGAGACCGACACGCTCGAACGCCACGAACTCATCCGGTCGCTCCGCCTCGGCGACATCGACGTGCTCGTCGGCATCAACCTCCTCCGGGAGGGCCTCGACATCCCCGAGGTCTCGCTGGTCGCCATCCTCGACGCCGACCAGCAGGGCTTCCTGCGCTCCGAGACCACGCTCGTCCAGACGATGGGCCGGGCCGCCCGCAACGTCAACGGCGAGGTCGTGCTCTACGCCGACGAGATGACGGACGCGATGGAGGCCGCCATCTCCGAGACCCAGCGCCGCCGCCGCATCCAACAGGAGTTCAACGAGGAACACGGCTACACCCCGACGACCATCGAAAAGGAGGTCGGCGAGACGAACCTGCCGGGGAGCAAGACCGACACCCGCGGCGTCTCCGGCGACGCCCCCGCCGACGCCGACGAGGCGGTCGAACAGATAGCCTTCCTCGAAGACCGGATGCAGGAGGCCGCCGACAACCTCGAGTTCGAACTCGCCGCCGACATCCGCGACCGCATCCAGAACCTCCGCCGCGAGTTCGACGTGGACGCGCTCGAAGACGGCGTCGCGCCCGAGTACCCCGACGAACACGACGGCGACGGCGAGGGCGACGACGGTCTGACGCCGCCGGACGAGTTCTGA
- a CDS encoding ATP-dependent DNA helicase, giving the protein MAHANGAPDDGDADGAWRFFPYDEPYPNQEAAMSGIADALDDERNVLLEGATGTGKTISALVPALSYAREHDKTVVITTNVHQQMRQFVEDARAITREEAIRAVVFRGKSSMCHIDVGFQECQTLRDTTRSIVEKESDKAELSEQAQSLLDGMREGESGAADARSAVTDELDSIDDELEELKEGNYCEHYYNNLTRNTDEFFQWLFDDVRTPDEIFEYAGKQNLCGYELLKEGMEGIDLVVCNYHHLLDPMIREQFFRWLDRDPDDVITVFDEAHNIESAARDHASRALTENTLESAMNELEDEDDSRAESARNVIGTFLDSLRDSYEEAFGFGEREQVGENWYDLSIANQGRRDDLTMDFLQSYEGRGIDVEVELALQLGKQLDEQYEDAYKNGEATTRKECQTLQAANFIADWTEMGGELGRHPMLSVRRDGGTDEIYGRAELYTCIPREVTKELFEEVHASILMSATLRPFDVTEGTLGLEKPVTMAYGLEYPEENRRTFSVSLPALFSSERDDPGTQETIEGMLADAAAFTPGNTLVFFPSYAEAERYHERLRANPDVDAELFLDEPGVRAEEMRREFVGKDGAVLLTSLWGTLAEGVSFDGDDARTVVVVGVPYPHLSERLEAVQAAYDRAYRGKKDAGWRYAVEIPTIRKTRQALGRVIRAPDDFGVRVLADKRYTRESSSMGKYGVRGSFPVEERAEMVDIAPNKLKFAMLNFYNDHDAYDGDPPRP; this is encoded by the coding sequence GTGGCCCACGCCAACGGCGCACCCGACGACGGCGACGCGGACGGAGCGTGGCGGTTCTTCCCGTACGACGAGCCGTACCCCAATCAGGAGGCGGCGATGTCCGGCATCGCCGACGCCCTCGACGACGAGCGGAACGTCCTCCTCGAAGGGGCGACCGGGACCGGGAAGACCATCTCCGCGCTCGTGCCCGCGCTCTCGTACGCCCGCGAGCACGACAAGACGGTCGTCATCACGACGAACGTCCACCAGCAGATGCGCCAGTTCGTCGAGGACGCCCGCGCCATCACCAGAGAGGAGGCCATCCGCGCGGTGGTGTTCCGCGGGAAGTCCTCGATGTGCCACATCGACGTGGGCTTTCAGGAGTGTCAGACCCTCCGCGATACGACCCGGAGCATCGTCGAAAAGGAGTCCGACAAGGCCGAACTCTCAGAGCAGGCGCAGTCGCTCCTCGACGGGATGCGAGAGGGCGAGTCCGGCGCGGCCGACGCGCGAAGCGCCGTCACGGACGAACTCGACAGCATCGACGACGAACTGGAAGAGTTGAAGGAGGGCAACTACTGCGAGCACTACTACAACAACCTCACGCGGAACACCGACGAGTTCTTCCAGTGGCTGTTCGACGACGTGCGGACGCCCGACGAGATTTTCGAGTACGCGGGGAAGCAGAACCTCTGCGGCTACGAACTGCTCAAGGAGGGCATGGAGGGCATCGACCTCGTCGTCTGCAACTACCACCACCTGCTCGACCCGATGATTCGCGAGCAGTTCTTCCGGTGGCTGGACCGCGACCCCGACGACGTGATTACGGTGTTCGACGAGGCGCACAACATCGAGAGCGCGGCCCGCGACCACGCGAGTCGCGCGCTCACCGAGAACACGCTCGAAAGCGCGATGAACGAGTTGGAAGACGAAGACGACTCGCGGGCCGAGAGCGCCCGCAACGTCATCGGGACGTTCCTCGACTCGTTGCGCGACAGCTACGAGGAGGCGTTCGGCTTCGGCGAGCGCGAGCAGGTCGGCGAGAACTGGTACGACCTCTCTATCGCCAATCAGGGCCGCCGCGACGACCTGACGATGGACTTCCTGCAGTCCTACGAGGGCCGCGGCATCGACGTGGAGGTCGAACTCGCCCTCCAGTTGGGCAAGCAGTTAGACGAGCAGTACGAAGACGCGTACAAGAACGGCGAGGCGACGACGCGCAAGGAGTGCCAGACGCTACAGGCCGCGAACTTCATCGCCGACTGGACGGAGATGGGCGGCGAACTCGGCCGCCACCCGATGCTGTCGGTCCGCCGCGACGGCGGCACCGACGAGATTTACGGCCGCGCCGAACTGTACACCTGCATCCCGCGAGAGGTCACGAAGGAACTGTTCGAGGAGGTCCACGCGAGCATCCTGATGTCGGCGACGCTCCGGCCGTTCGACGTGACGGAGGGCACGCTCGGCCTCGAAAAACCGGTGACGATGGCCTACGGCCTCGAATACCCCGAGGAGAACCGCCGGACGTTTTCGGTGTCGCTGCCCGCGCTGTTCTCCTCCGAGCGCGACGACCCGGGCACGCAGGAGACAATCGAAGGGATGCTCGCGGACGCGGCCGCCTTCACGCCGGGCAACACGCTCGTGTTCTTCCCGTCGTACGCCGAGGCGGAGCGCTACCACGAGCGTCTGCGTGCGAACCCGGACGTCGACGCGGAACTGTTCTTGGACGAGCCGGGCGTCCGCGCCGAAGAGATGCGCCGGGAGTTCGTCGGCAAGGACGGCGCGGTGCTTCTCACCTCGCTGTGGGGGACGCTCGCCGAGGGCGTGAGCTTCGACGGCGACGACGCCCGAACCGTCGTGGTCGTCGGCGTTCCCTATCCTCACCTCTCCGAGCGGTTGGAGGCAGTACAGGCCGCCTACGACCGCGCCTACCGCGGCAAGAAGGACGCCGGCTGGCGCTACGCCGTCGAGATTCCGACGATTCGGAAGACCAGACAGGCGCTCGGGCGGGTCATCCGCGCGCCCGACGACTTCGGCGTCCGCGTGCTGGCCGACAAGCGCTACACCCGCGAGAGCTCCTCCATGGGGAAGTACGGCGTCCGCGGGTCGTTCCCGGTCGAAGAGCGCGCGGAGATGGTCGACATCGCGCCGAACAAACTCAAGTTCGCGATGCTGAACTTCTACAACGACCACGACGCCTACGACGGCGACCCGCCGCGGCCCTGA